One segment of Sesamum indicum cultivar Zhongzhi No. 13 linkage group LG4, S_indicum_v1.0, whole genome shotgun sequence DNA contains the following:
- the LOC105161334 gene encoding uncharacterized protein LOC105161334 (The sequence of the model RefSeq protein was modified relative to this genomic sequence to represent the inferred CDS: added 91 bases not found in genome assembly) — protein MEGNEEQKLSEFAIKINHEAKLKELLRNLNSLESQLFSEASKEFIKILKSDLGPEFLRAYVETSCKLVEISQAWEFRKGKPGFYQFLNLVAAVLKHWNRNAVGDGGGGVGRALDKFARALIEEKMGDLYKELNSKEAKRQNAVLLLLASIVRRNSQLAWELAKVFDFKLAGFPKLAELRLRRKKFVDRRRKNYSTRKAFVGFAMSFLEVGSPRLLRGVLQQKEMYSGVLRGLGDDDEETVVYVLSILRDRVLVPESLVPPGLRSVLFGSVTLEQLVSISGKDDFGDAAELAHNVLLLVCTDPVNGLMPDLERHPSPLRGNPKRLLGLMKKLKATEVAYHKSLLMAIVKGRPSLGSAYLDEFPYSIEDLASDKWFAAISLAADVVSSVSDGFSFSFIDKPPAFDGEYVQNILKCIGARPFTRAVINKGLLHSDSLVKHGTLKLVLETLKLLDYCLKSVDSYSRPNNQMMHSWESLKTQIQDEVRMLLPDPQVLLSLLSPLNSHFKMLESTTKRKAEIEIASEHSVSKRLKSYAASEDLDILISGVNYSEVDLSRDGGIVESGGEQQPENGVDILIFIKDLWGLGQMHIDPRDGDTYFYSKILDSLQIYYRTMPRAMEGLFDLFKFLPNNPLALPTILQQSILNLLNEHVRQFSKDASPVTSPPQMYRHLYPFIILLMGSPVRHIKEQAYALAKASMLSTGAFDNNTKEICAWFFFIPGCSYNHVYVEDLEVEIFQKLSSVIVSFLCDAVSTTGNNLYKYMESLKHYIYDSGCGKDLSPEVSPFIICVLEKCLRLLSSESGSFTIPQKSLISLYVCNTLKYLLDTQVNAGPLSFLIDRVLSEKLENVSRIDDFEPVKCPCEWRPLKTLLHFARDTLHHRCYGIYSNVENVKRSNNSFINILSDIKGVLRSEYDNGVVGLAVGFSFSLICTGHTELLQNFPLVLSISSNLLEVPFSVLSSIFFLESSYLADVLKLWPDMFFAALDSVIHHTEKKEECLCRVDLDSMEAASVAFACYLRNAPFCVLFSSIAQSSSLHLFEQSALVKLLLDKVTEMPSDHLVSSLCNVLFWINYASSYYRVRSMDELEILSETCFMLAEHLLKQLLVENTDTVGAAHVKAPPLSCAVQAVEIIFSHPAVTASLNCPLSSNMEFSDSVFAETSEKFLELAKEGLHRMDHRVLTLIRTVSELLFPMYDNQGSEEMTNGRKRISGACKVLQQKLFEVFKNNFDACIQSRDFKPLVPTFYALYTLIHFISPFELLGLVNWCFSRIDFNNSTLYLSSKRYAVFASLNLASCFFDFLLAYMGKPDPENKQYYFLDGTDEMHFDVSLFERIFFQVLDISRCVQLELADACLLKAVKVINMRKVIQCPHLPSIMVLSRVMSGTPVSTFAYCLHKINRAKAELVHLIAGMSPLHLSVFGYMFSEILDKSLLPNAIGTQEPCKYSFSNEELVMLLPTVFLYLNSVISKSGGQLCKPFETIVSVYGRVLLGGFSKWKIFVSGIIFEIGLDKPLTASIEEFLDLFSDSLLGKAILMVRDHLALREDIMKSERRLSLFNSVCPSSADDIFDYCCGETGLLLLKQPLEFVNRVVAKISFCKMILFSDDDQCHPQLEGEEKKVIAPQVIFDIEKSRIWFLRMLINSWMSIVRTIPDNISYSGNIDGQNISLFRFLEVFVMNNILELTKEMHDQLIKLDYLPYIEQLVRSFLLYRFGDPVTLKMLRTVLTYLSEGAFSSASVIQLLLAHSQFAQSIHFPCQSLVSTQFGLVFAPMQSILRSLVIPHTQLDSLDGKNNKLTSQQHLYALELVKLVRVILHLYAQQRKVNLGEDIGINSRELVYLLLSSYGATCTEVDLEIYNLILEIEANDKSCAGTVSQLDYLWGVASLKVRKDCAQNKDMQSVDAENMEFVEDRRKTKFRENLPIDPKLCAQTVLYFPYNRFVNGGTLNKLQEDTATTVMHEARSTSDKLQIYDPVFILRFSIHCLSVSYIEPIEFASLGLLAVTFVSISSADDDMRKLGYETLAKFKSALEKCQKKKDVAGLRLLVSYLQNGIEEPWQRIPSIIAMFVAEASLVLLDPSHDNYSTISKHLMNFPSVNMKVIPLFQNLFWSSSVSFRADRLWMLRLLYTGLNTEDDAQIYVKNSIFEILMSFYTSPLSDNDSKELIIQIVKKAAQLHKAVWFLVRQCGLILWLSSIVSSLYGSECQERKEFTLTQLAIVLEVVNCMTSPRYIVEWLQKHAMEQLSELSSHLYKLLVGVDLIKEQRTLCDTILQILTLMLKISQKRRIYQPHFTLSEEGLFQLYEAVEVCSKTSCNSTAFLGLQAVLMSTPPATIFRMDQGKLLKFLRWTVTTAIQSKPTKVSEAEDSDYHLMAVSEKKTPEDPLVSKLLCWLTAAVILRKVSCKLSKLNNNSFLERQNLDSLQSLLEYCEPGFGEDAGCGCEDVLAASIFYLLQMLGFSHALLPSAVSALCLLLFSNSPSESEFSVGRGISLPLLCSKIRCPAEANPAWRWSYFQPWRDLSMELSQVQKLDEVHACERLLIVASNILVKKAGCLHFFPLKDMEDLHVYEWERRLFHSE, from the exons ATGGAAGGAAATGAAGAGCAGAAGCTCTCAGAATTTGCTATCAAGATCAACCACGAAGCCAAACTCAAAGAGCTCCTCCGGAACCTGAACTCTCTGGAATCGCAACTCTTTTCCGAGGCCTCCAAGGAGTTCATCAAAATCCTCAAATCCGATTTGGGGCCTGAATTTCTACGTGCGTATGTTGAGACGTCCTGCAAACTCGTTGAAATTTCCCAAGCTTGGGAATTTCGCAAAGGTAAACCCGGGTTTTATCAGTTTTTGAATTTAGTTGCTGCAGTTTTGAAGCATTGGAATCGGAATGCGGTtggtgatggtggtggtggcgtTGGTCGCGCATTGGATAAGTTTGCGCGGGCACTGATTGAGGAGAAGATGGGGGATTTATATAAGGAGTTGAATAGTAAAGAGGCCAAGAGGCAGAACGCTGTGCTTTTGTTGCTGGCTTCTATTGTCAGGCGTAATTCACAGTTGGCATGGGAATTGGCCAAGGTTTTTGATTTCAAACTCGCAGGATTCCCTAAGTTGGCGGAACTGAGGTTGAGAAGGAAGAAATTTGTTGATAGAAGAAGGAAGAATTACTCCACAAGGAAAGCATTTGTAGGTTTTGCTATGTCATTCTTGGAGGTTGGGAGTCCAAGATTGTTGAGGGGGGTTTTGCAGCAGAAGGAGATGTATTCAGGGGTGTTGAGGGGGCTCggggatgatgatgaggagaCTGTGGTTTATGTTCTGTCAATTTTGCGTGATAGGGTGCTTGTTCCAGAGTCGTTGGTCCCTCCGGGGCTTAGGAGTGTGTTATTTGGTAGCGTTACTTTGGAGCAGTTGGTTAGCATTTCAGGGAAGGATGACTTTGGGGATGCAGCAGAGTTGGCACACAACGTGTTGCTTCTAGTATGTACTGATCCTGTAAATGGATTGATGCCAGATTTGGAGCGGCATCCAAGTCCGCTCCGTGGGAATCCAAAGCGTCTTTTGGGTTTAATGAAGAAATTGAAGGCAACAGAGGTTGCCTACCACAAGAGTCTGCTTATGGCCATTGTAAAAGGACGTCCTTCACTTGGTTCTGCATATTTGGATGAGTTCCCTTACAGCATTGAAGATCTTGCATCTGATAAGTG GTTTGCTGCTATTTCTTTGGCTGCAGATGTGGTTTCCTCAGTGAGTGATGGGTTTTCATTTAGTTTTATCGATAAACCACCTGCATTCGACGGCGAatatgttcaaaatattttaaaatgcatAGGAGCACGCCCTTTCACAAGAGCAGTTATTAATAAAGGGTTACTTCACTCTGATTCTCTTGTGAAACATGGAACGTTGAAGCTTGTATTGGAGACGTTAAAGTTGTTGGATTATTGTTTGAAATCTGTGGACAGTTATTCTCGCCCAAACAATCAAATGATGCACAGCTGGGAATCATTAAAGACACAGATTCAGGATGAAGTCCGGATGTTGCTTCCGGATCCCCAAGTTTTGTTGTCTTTACTTTCTCCTCTAAACAGCCACTTCAAGATGCTTGAGTCTACTACAAAAAGGAAGGCCGAAATAGAAATTGCATCAGAACATTCTGTTAGTAAGAGGTTGAAAAGTTATGCTGCAAGTGAAGACTTGGATATTCTTATAAGTGGGGTTAATTATTCTGAGGTAGATTTGTCTAGGGATGGTGGAATTGTGGAATCTGGTGGTGAGCAACAACCGGAGAATGGagttgatattttaatatttattaaagattTGTGGGGTTTAGGTCAGATGCATATTGATCCAAGAGATGGGGATACATATTTTTACTCAAAGATACTTGATTCGCTTCAAATCTATTAT CGGACGATGCCCAGGGCCATGGAAggattatttgatttgtttaaatttctgCCAAATAATCCTCTAGCGTTACCAACAATTCTGCAGCAGTCTATATTAAACCTGCTTAATGAGCATGTGAGGCAGTTCTCTAAAGATGCGAGCCCTGTCACATCCCCACCACAAATGTACAGGCACCTATATCCATTTATCATCTTGTTGATGGGTTCACCAGTCAGACACATAAAGGAACAAGCTTATGCCTTGGCAAAGGCATCCATGTTAAGCACTGGTGCATTTGATAATAACACAAAGGAAATTTGTGCATGGTTCTTCTTTATACCCGGCTGTAGCTACAATCATGTTTATGTTGAAGACCTTGAAGTTGAAATCTTTCAAAAATTGTCATCAGTTATTGTCTCTTTCCTATGTGATGCTGTTTCCACAACTGGGAATAACTTATACAAGTATATGGAGTCCTTGAAGCATTACATCTATGATTCTGGGTGTGGTAAAG ATCTATCTCCTGAAGTAAGCCCCTTCATTATTTGTGTCTTGGAGAAGTGTCTGCGGTTGCTTAGCTCCGAGTCTGGGTCCTTCACGATACCCCAGAAGTCATTGATATCTCTGTATGTCTGCAACACACTCAAATATCTGTTGGATACGCAG GTGAATGCTGGGCCATTATCATTTCTAATTGATCGTGTATTATCTGAGAAACTTGAGAATGTCAGCAGAATTGATGACTTTGAACCAGTTAAATGTCCATGTGAGTGGAGGCCACTGAAGACACTATTGCATTTTGCGCGTGATACTTTGCATCATCGGTGTTATGGCATTTATTCAAATGTTGAGAATGTTAAGCGATCAAATAATTCCTTTATCAATATTCTTAGTGACATTAAAGGAGTTTTGAGAAGTGAGTATGATAATGGAGTTGTTGGATTGGCAGTGGGATTTTCCTTCTCGTTGATCTGCACAGGACACACTGAGCTTTTGCAGAATTTTCCATTAGTCTTATCTATCTCAAGTAACCTACTTGAGGTCCCTTTCTCAGTTTTATCATCCATATTTTTCCTTGAATCAAGTTATCTTGCTGATGTTTTGAAATTGTGGCCTGATATGTTCTTTGCTGCTCTGGATAGTGTTATTCATCATacggaaaagaaagaagaatgtCTCTGTAGAGTTGATCTTGATTCAATGGAAGCTGCATCTGTTGCATTTGCTTGTTACTTAAGAAATGCTCCATTTTGTGTACTCTTTTCATCCATTGCACAAAGTAGTAGCTTGCATTTATTTGAGCAGTCAGCACTTGTAAAGTTGCTTTTGGATAAAGTGACTGAGATGCCATCTGATCATTTGGTTTCTTCGTTATGCAATGTGCTCTTCTGGATTAATTATGCAAGCTCATACTACAGAGTCAGATCCATGGATGAACTCGAGATCCTTTCTGAAACATGCTTTATGCTTGCAGAGCACTTGTTGAAACAGTTGTTGGTTGAAAATACAGACACTGTTGGTGCTGCTCATGTTAAGGCTCCACCACTAAGTTGTGCTGTACAAGCGGTAGAAATCATCTTTAGTCATCCTGCCGTAACAGCATCACTGAATTGTCCTCTGTCTAGTAATATGGAGTTTTCTGATTCAGTCTTTGCTGAAACCTCagaaaaatttcttgaattagcTAAAGAGGGGCTTCACAGAATGGATCACCGTGTCCTGACATTGATTAGAACAGTTTCTGAGCTTTTGTTCCCAATGTACGATAATCAAGGATCAGAAGAAATGACAAATGGCAGAAAGCGAATATCAGGAGCATGTAAAGTGCTGCAACAGAAACTTTTTGAGGTGTTCAAGAATAATTTTGATGCATGTATCCAGTCCAGGGACTTCAAGCCTTTGGTCccaacattttatgctttaTACACTTTGATTCATTTCATATCTCCCTTTGAGCTGCTGGGATTGGTGAACTGGTGTTTCTCTCGGATTGATTTCAACAATTCAACCTTATACCTATCATCAAAAAGATATGCTGTCTTTGCTAGTTTGAACTTAGCCAGTTGcttttttgattttctcttGGCCTATATGGGGAAGCCAGATCctgaaaataaacaatattattttctggATGGAACAGATGAGATGCATTTTGATGTTTCACTGTTTGAacgaattttttttcaagttcTAGACATTAGCCGTTGTGTTCAACTGGAACTTGCTGATGCATGTCTGCTTAAAGCTGTCAAGGTCATAAACATGCGTAAAGTCATCCAGTGTCCACATCTTCCTTCTATTATGGTTTTATCAAGAGTTATGTCAGGCACTCCTGTAAGTACATTTGCTTATTGCTTGCACAAGATCAATAGAGCAAAAGCTGAGTTGGTGCATCTTATTGCTGGAATGAGCCCCCTCCATCTGTCTGTCTTTGGATATATGTTCTCTGAAATATTGGATAAGTCATTGCTTCCTAATGCCATTGGGACACAAGAACCTTGTAAATACTCTTTTTCCAATGAAGAATTAGTCATGCTTCTACCAACTGTCTTCTTGTACTTAAATTCAGTCATCTCCAAATCCGGGGGTCAGCTCTGCAAGCCTTTTGAAACTATAGTTTCAGTGTATGGTCGTGTACTCTTGGGTGGCTTTTCTAAGTGGAAGATCTTTGTCTCGGGGATTATTTTTGAGATTGGACTTGATAAACCCTTGACTGCATCCATAGAAGAatttttggatcttttttCAGATAGTCTTCTTGGAAAGGCAATCCTTATGGTACGAGACCATCTGGCATTACGAGAAGATATAATGAAGAGTGAAAGGAGGTTGAGTCTATTTAATTCTGTGTGCCCATCTAGTGCAGATGATATTTTTGACTACTGCTGTGGTGAGACTGGGCTTCTTTTGCTGAAACAGCCTTTAGAGTTTGTGAACAGAGTAGTTGCAAAGATAAGCTTTTGTAAGATGATATTATTTTCTGATGATGATCAATGTCATCCTCAGTTGGAAGGTGAAGAGAAAAAGGTGATTGCTCCACAAGTTATCTTTGATATAGAAAAGTCAAGAATCTGGTTTTTAAGGATGTTAATCAATTCGTGGATGTCGATTGTCAGGACAATCCCAGACAATATTAGTTACTCTGGAAATATTGATGGCCAGAACATCtctttatttagatttttggAAGTCTTtgtaatgaataatatattggAATTGACAAAAGAGATGCATGATCAGCTTATCAAGTTGGATTACCTTCCCTACATTGAACAACTTGTAAGGTCATTTCTTCTTTATAGGTTCGGGGATCCTGTAACACTGAAGATGCTCCGAACTGTCCTCACTTACTTGTCTGAAGGGGCATTCTCAAGCGCTTCAGTAATTCAGTTGTTGCTTGCTCACTCCCAATTTGCACAGTCCATTCATTTTCCCTGCCAATCACTTGTTTCTACTCAGTTTGGCTTGGTTTTTGCGCCTATGCAGAGCATCTTAAGGTCGCTTGTCATTCCTCATACTCAGCTAGATTCCCTAGATggcaaaaacaataaattaacatCTCAGCAACATCTATATGCACTGGAACTTGTTAAGTTGGTCAGGGTAATTCTCCATCTCTATGCGCAGCAAAGAAAAGTCAATTTGGGAGAAGATATTGGCATAAATTCTAGAGAATTAGTCTATCTGCTCTTGTCTTCTTATGGGGCAACATGTACTGAAGTTGATTTGGAAatatataacttaattttagaaattgagGCAAATGATAAGTCATGTGCTGGGACAGTCTCTCAATTGGATTACCTATGGGGTGTTGCTTCTTTAAAGGTGAGAAAAGATTGTGCACAGAATAAGGACATGCAGTCTGTTGATGCGGAAAACATGGAATTCGTTGAAGACCGTCGAAAGACTAAATTCAGAGAGAATCTCCCCATTGACCCTAAGTTGTGTGCTCAAACTGTGCTTTATTTTCCATACAATAGATTTGTTAATGGAGGAACTTTGAACAAGCTTCAAGAAGATACTGCTACTACAGTTATGCACGAG GCCCGTTCTACAAGTGATAAGCTGCAAATATATGATCCTGTCTTCATCCTTCGCTTCTCAATTCACTGTCTTTCAGTCAGCTACATTGAACCCATTGAGTTTGCTAGTTTAGGTTTGCTTGCTGTTACCTTTGTCAGCATATCTTCAGCTGATGATGACATGAGGAAATTGGGATATGAGACACTTGCAAAATTCAAGAGTGCACTAGAG AAATGCCAAAAGAAGAAGGATGTGGCAGGACTTCGTCTCTTAGTTTCATACTTGCAAAATGGAATAGAAGAGCCATGGCAGAGGATTCCATCCATTATTGCCATGTTTGTTGCAGAGGCTTCTTTGGTACTATTGGACCCATCACATGACAATTATTCAACCATAAGCAAGCATCTCATGAACTTTCCTAGTGTGAACATGAAA GTGATACCATTATTCCAAAATCTTTTTTGGAGTAGCTCTGTTAGTTTTAGAGCAGACAGGTTATGGATGCTCCGACTGTTGTATACCGGGCTGAATACAGAAGATGATGCTCAAATATACGTTAAGAACTCAATTTTTGAGATCCTCATGAGTTTTTACACTTCTCCACTTTCAGATAATGATTCAAAGGAACTTATTATTCAG ATAGTGAAGAAGGCTGCTCAATTACATAAAGCTGTTTGGTTTTTAGTTCGACAATGTGGTCTGATTTTATGGCTGTCATCTATTGTTTCATCTCTCTATGGGAGTGAATGCCAAGAGCGGAAAGAATTTACCCTCACGCAGTTGGCTATTGTGTTGGAG GTGGTAAATTGTATGACATCACCCAGATATATTGTTGAATGGTTGCAAAAGCATGCTATGGAGCAGCTTTCAGAACTTTCATcacatttatacaaacttctaGTTGGTGTTGATCTCATTAAAGAACAAAGGACACTGTGCGACACAATTCTACAAATATTGACCTTAATGCTAAAGATATCACAGAAGAGGAGGATATATCAACCACATTTTACATTGTCAGAGGAGGGTTTGTTTCAGCTGTATGAGGCTGTTGAAGTATGCTCGAAAACAAGCTGCAATTCGACCGCATTTTTGGGACTCCAAGCTGTTCTCATGAGTACTCCTCCAGCCACTATTTTCCGGATG GATCAGGGAAAGCTTTTGAAGTTTTTGAGATGGACAGTCACAACTGCTATCCAGTCAAAGCCAACAAAAGTTTCTGAGGCAGAAGATTCTGATTATCATTTGATGGCAGTCTCAGAGAAAAAAACTCCTGAAGATCCCCTTGTATCAAAGCTTTTGTGCTGGCTGACCGCCGCAGTGATCCTTAGAAAAGTTTCTTGTAAATTAAGCAAACTCAACAATAATAGTTTCTTAGAAAGACAGAACCTAGACAGTCTGCAGTCTTTGTTGGAATACTGTGAGCCAGGGTTTGGGGAAGATGCAGGATGTGGCTGTGAAGATGTATTAGCTGCATCAATATTTTACCTGCTACAGATGCTGGGTTTTAGCCATGCATTGCTTCCGTCGGCTGTTTCTGCACTCTGTCTCCTACTTTTTTCTAATTCACCCTCAG GTCATATTTCCAGCCATGGAGGGACCTATCCATGGAACTCAGTCAGGTACAGAAACTGGATGAAGTTCATGCTTGTGAGAGACTTCTGATAGTAGCTTCAAACATTCTCGTAAAAAAAGCCGgatgtttgcatttttttccacTTAAAGACATGGAAGACTTGCATGTATATGAATGGGAACGAAGATTGTTTCATTCTGAATAA
- the LOC105161323 gene encoding WUSCHEL-related homeobox 2, which yields MEGSGDHHHQSVNNGNIGGSRWNPTKEQINMLEGLYRQGLRTPTAEQIQQITARLRAFGHIEGKNVFYWFQNHKARQRQKQKQDSFAYFNRFLHHPTPPLLFPSYRNVVCSPCYIPGGKNDLGFYPQYPKVPLPAAGASAKRSKLIPESNTSIDKNHQRYSKPMHHTTSKNDHDQFISSSSHHQETLELFPIHPTGILHARTGNESENNMISTSAYNTPTSSSEDNNYGSADHDHDHGHPFFDFFCRN from the exons ATGGAGGGTTCTggtgatcatcatcatcaaagtGTTAATAATGGGAATATTGGAGGGTCGAGATGGAACCCCACAAAGGAGCAAATCAACATGCTTGAAGGGTTGTACAGACAGGGTTTAAGGACTCCAACTGCTGAACAGATTCAGCAGATCACTGCTCGGCTGAGAGCTTTTGGGCACATTGAGGGCAAGAATGTGTTCTATTGGTTTCAGAATCACAAGGCCAGACAGAGGCAGAAGCAGAAGCAGGACAGTTTTGCTTATTTCAATCGCTTTCTCCATCACCCGACTCCACCGCTACTCTTCCCATCTTATCGCAATG TTGTATGCAGTCCATGTTACATACCTGGAGGAAAGAATGATCTAGGGTTCTATCCACAATACCCAAAGGTACCACTACCTGCAGCAGGAGCAAGCGCCAAGAGGTCTAAACTAATCCCAGAAAGCAATACCAGCATTGACAAAAACCACCAGAGGTACAGCAAACCAATGCACCACACCACAAGCAAAAATGATCATGATCAGTTCATATCCAGCAGCAGTCATCATCAAGAAACACTGGAATTATTCCCAATCCACCCCACTGGAATTCTGCACGCAAGAACTGGGAATGAGAGTGAAAACAACATGATCTCTACTTCTGCTTATAATACTCCAACTTCTTCATCtgaagacaataattatggCAGTGCTGatcatgatcatgatcatgGCCATCCCTTTTTTGATTTCTTCTGtaggaattaa
- the LOC105161324 gene encoding lysM domain receptor-like kinase 3 — protein MCKSKKMTRQVIEPTKQPSSATPRSSSSSRTSKKSHQNSSSSSGAFNNFVLPSTASTSSFYKDSRRSSASDLTSLTSLRGSILREQPHVYDFQEICAATHNFLLKPHSSSSSSTAWRCNIRDQTAMIVQRRFRRQMDTAELVDRLSVICRSHHSSLVKLKGASISGSYIYLVYEYVPGASLAECLRNAMNPNFTVLSNWMSRIRIASDIAHGLDYVHNSTGLGFEFVHNHINSSSILVEEPMLNAKICHFGTSELCGEVVKDDIGFKELKRSDSKIKKFEGTRGYMAPEFQRSGIVTQKCDVYAFGVVILELLSGMEALTYRVDEESGSYVRISVVDGAREAVEGGGGGVRKWVDKRLRDSYPVDVVEKLARLALDCVMEDPESRPDMGKVVMRISQMFLESQNWLEKLGVVTDFTISLAPR, from the coding sequence ATGTGcaaatcaaagaaaatgaCGAGACAAGTGATTGAACCCACCAAGCAACCTTCTTCAGCCACCCCAagatcatcttcatcatcaagGACATCGAAGAAATCCCATCAGAATTCTTCGTCATCATCAGGCGCGTTCAACAACTTCGTACTCCCGAGCACAGCTTCCACCTCGAGCTTCTATAAAGACTCTCGGAGATCCTCCGCTTCGGACCTCACATCTCTTACCAGCCTCCGGGGTTCCATTCTCCGCGAACAGCCCCACGTCtatgattttcaagaaatttgcgCCGCGACCCACAATTTCTTGCTCAAGCCACATTCGTCGTCGTCGTCCTCCACCGCCTGGCGGTGTAATATACGTGATCAGACCGCGATGATCGTTCAGCGCAGGTTCCGCCGCCAGATGGACACCGCAGAGCTTGTGGATCGTCTTTCGGTAATTTGCCGGAGCCACCATTCTAGTTTGGTGAAGTTGAAAGGTGCTTCTATTTCTGGTAGTTACATATATTTGGTTTATGAGTATGTTCCTGGTGCCAGTCTTGCTGAATGTCTTAGAAATGCTATGAACCCTAATTTTACGGTGTTGTCAAATTGGATGTCGCGCATACGGATTGCGTCTGATATAGCTCATGGATTGGATTATGTTCATAATTCGACCGGGTTAGGATTTGAGTTTGTGCACAATCATATAAATAGTAGTAGCATTCTTGTTGAGGAGCCAATGTTGAATGCCAAGATTTGCCATTTCGGTACATCTGAGCTTTGTGGTGAGGTTGTGAAGGATGATATCGGCTTTAAGGAGCTTAAGAGATCAGATAGTAAGATTAAGAAGTTTGAGGGGACTAGAGGGTATATGGCCCCGGAGTTCCAGAGAAGTGGGATCGTGACACAGAAGTGTGATGTTTATGCATTTGGGGTTGTGATTCTTGAGTTGTTGTCCGGGATGGAGGCATTGACTTATAGAGTCGATGAGGAGAGTGGAAGTTATGTGAGGATATCGGTGGTGGATGGAGCAAGGGAGGCGGTGGAGGGCGGTGGAGGAGGGGTTAGGAAGTGGGTTGACAAGAGGTTGAGGGACTCATACCCAGTGGACGTGGTGGAGAAATTGGCACGATTGGCATTGGATTGTGTGATGGAAGATCCAGAAAGCAGGCCAGACATGGGTAAGGTGGTGATGCGGATTTCTCAGATGTTCTTGGAGTCACAGAACTGGTTGGAGAAATTGGGTGTTGTAACTGACTTTACCATTTCTCTGGCACCACGGTGA